A stretch of the Bradyrhizobium arachidis genome encodes the following:
- the nikR gene encoding nickel-responsive transcriptional regulator NikR, with protein MQRITITIEDDLLNEIDAAAEARGYQNRSEIIRDLARAGLQQSSEDTAQTGPCVAGLVYVYDHAARDLSKRLVQEFHGHHDLALATLHVHLDDNNCMEMTALKGSADEVKHFADHIIAERGVRYGRVVMIPTGEGKPAKARKHAHKHG; from the coding sequence ATGCAGCGGATTACGATCACGATCGAGGACGATTTGCTTAACGAGATCGACGCTGCGGCGGAAGCCCGCGGCTACCAGAACCGCTCCGAGATCATTCGCGACCTCGCCCGCGCGGGTTTGCAGCAGAGCAGCGAAGACACGGCGCAGACGGGCCCGTGCGTCGCCGGCCTCGTCTATGTCTACGACCACGCCGCGCGCGATCTCTCAAAGCGCCTGGTGCAGGAATTCCACGGTCACCACGACCTCGCGCTGGCCACGCTGCACGTCCATCTCGACGACAACAATTGCATGGAGATGACCGCGCTCAAGGGTTCCGCCGACGAGGTCAAGCATTTTGCCGACCACATCATCGCCGAGCGCGGCGTGCGCTATGGCCGCGTGGTGATGATCCCGACCGGCGAAGGTAAGCCGGCGAAGGCGCGGAAGCACGCGCATAAGCATGGATAG
- a CDS encoding heavy metal translocating P-type ATPase yields MNDAEHKHENHGHDHSGCGCSSKAASAPVETPKDSSTKAPSGCCGGHGDHGGHAHHHHGASATKVLDPVCGMTVDPATSKHRFDHQGTTYHFCSAGCRTKFAADPAKYLDKAKAPEPEMPAGTIYTCPMHPEIRQIGPGSCPICGMALEPEVASLDTGPNPELADMTRRFWIGGALSLPPVVLEMGGHLAGPHNWIDPTLSNWIQLVSATPVVLWAGWPFFVRGWQSLVTRNLNMFTLIAMGTGVAYVYSLIGTLAPQVFPATFRGHEGAVAVYFEAAAVITVLVLLGQVLELRARDATSGAIKALLQLAPKTARRLGDDGNEHEVEIDALHVGDRLRVRPGEKVPVDGVIAEGRSSLDESLVTGESMPVTKETGAKVIAGTLNQSGSFIMRAEKVGRETLLSQIVQMVADAQRSRAPIQRLADQVAGWFVPTVIAVAVIAFAAWAWFGPEPRLAFGLVAAVSVLIIACPCALGLATPMSIMVGVGRGAQAGVLIKNAEALERIEKIDTLVVDKTGTLTEGKPKVVAIVPADGFAEDDILQLAASVERASEHPLADAIVRAAKDKQISLGQVDGFDSPTGKGATGKVDGKTVVLGNARYLASIGIDTIRLDAEAEHLRQDGATVINMAIDGRSAGLFAIADPVKASTPEALRDLAAEGIKVIMLTGDNRTTATAVARKLGIADVEAEVLPDQKSAVVSKLQKAGRSVAMAGDGVNDAPALAAAEVGIAMGTGTDVAMESAGVTLLKGDLTGIVRARRLSQATMRNIRQNLFFAFIYNAAGIPIAAGILYPTFGVLLSPIIAAAAMALSSVSVVGNALRLRTTRL; encoded by the coding sequence ATGAACGACGCCGAACACAAGCACGAGAACCACGGGCACGACCATTCCGGGTGCGGTTGCTCCTCCAAGGCTGCGTCCGCGCCGGTCGAAACGCCCAAGGATTCATCTACCAAGGCGCCGTCCGGCTGCTGCGGCGGACATGGCGATCACGGCGGCCATGCCCACCATCACCACGGAGCTTCAGCCACGAAGGTGCTCGACCCCGTCTGCGGCATGACGGTCGACCCGGCGACCTCAAAACATCGCTTCGACCATCAGGGCACGACCTATCATTTCTGCTCGGCCGGCTGCCGCACCAAGTTCGCGGCCGATCCGGCGAAATATCTCGACAAGGCCAAGGCACCCGAACCGGAGATGCCGGCCGGCACGATCTACACGTGTCCGATGCACCCGGAGATCCGCCAGATCGGGCCGGGAAGCTGCCCGATCTGCGGCATGGCGCTGGAGCCGGAAGTCGCAAGCCTCGACACCGGTCCCAATCCCGAGCTCGCTGACATGACGCGCCGCTTCTGGATCGGTGGCGCGCTGTCGCTGCCGCCCGTCGTGCTGGAGATGGGCGGCCATCTCGCCGGCCCGCACAACTGGATTGATCCCACGCTATCGAACTGGATCCAGCTCGTATCAGCCACGCCCGTCGTGCTGTGGGCGGGCTGGCCGTTCTTCGTGCGCGGCTGGCAGTCGCTGGTCACGCGCAACCTCAACATGTTCACGCTGATCGCGATGGGCACGGGCGTTGCCTATGTCTACAGCCTGATCGGCACGCTCGCGCCGCAGGTCTTCCCCGCGACCTTCCGCGGGCATGAGGGCGCGGTTGCGGTCTATTTCGAGGCGGCCGCCGTCATTACCGTTCTCGTCCTGCTCGGCCAGGTGCTGGAGCTGCGCGCCCGCGATGCGACCTCGGGTGCGATCAAGGCGCTGCTGCAGCTTGCGCCAAAGACCGCGCGCCGCCTCGGCGACGACGGCAACGAGCACGAGGTCGAGATCGACGCGCTCCATGTCGGCGACCGCCTGCGCGTCCGCCCGGGCGAAAAGGTGCCGGTCGACGGCGTGATCGCCGAGGGACGTTCCTCGCTCGATGAATCGCTCGTCACCGGCGAGTCCATGCCCGTCACCAAGGAAACCGGCGCAAAGGTGATCGCGGGCACGCTCAACCAATCCGGCAGCTTCATCATGCGCGCGGAGAAGGTCGGGCGCGAGACGCTGCTGTCGCAGATCGTGCAGATGGTCGCCGACGCGCAACGTTCGCGCGCGCCGATCCAGCGGCTGGCCGACCAGGTCGCGGGCTGGTTCGTGCCGACGGTGATTGCGGTGGCCGTCATCGCCTTCGCCGCATGGGCCTGGTTCGGACCCGAGCCGCGGCTCGCCTTCGGCCTGGTCGCCGCCGTCAGCGTGCTCATCATCGCCTGCCCCTGCGCGCTCGGACTCGCGACGCCGATGTCGATCATGGTGGGCGTCGGACGCGGTGCGCAGGCCGGCGTCCTGATCAAGAACGCCGAAGCGCTGGAGCGGATTGAGAAGATCGACACGCTGGTCGTCGACAAGACGGGCACGCTGACCGAGGGCAAGCCGAAGGTGGTCGCGATCGTCCCCGCTGACGGCTTTGCGGAAGACGACATTTTGCAGCTTGCGGCCAGCGTCGAGCGCGCCAGCGAACACCCGCTCGCGGACGCGATCGTGCGCGCTGCCAAGGACAAGCAGATCAGCCTCGGCCAGGTCGACGGTTTCGATTCGCCGACCGGCAAGGGCGCGACCGGCAAGGTCGATGGCAAAACCGTCGTGCTCGGCAACGCCCGCTACCTCGCCTCGATCGGCATCGACACCATCAGGCTCGATGCCGAGGCCGAACACCTGCGCCAGGACGGTGCCACCGTGATCAACATGGCGATCGACGGCAGATCGGCCGGCTTGTTCGCGATTGCCGATCCGGTCAAGGCTTCGACCCCGGAAGCGCTGAGGGATCTCGCCGCCGAGGGGATCAAGGTGATCATGCTGACCGGCGACAACCGCACGACTGCGACCGCGGTCGCGCGAAAACTCGGCATTGCCGATGTCGAGGCCGAGGTGCTGCCGGACCAGAAGAGCGCTGTGGTGTCCAAGCTGCAAAAGGCCGGCCGCAGCGTCGCGATGGCGGGTGACGGCGTCAACGACGCCCCTGCGCTCGCAGCCGCCGAAGTCGGCATCGCCATGGGGACGGGCACCGATGTCGCGATGGAGAGCGCGGGCGTCACGCTGCTCAAGGGCGATCTCACCGGCATCGTTCGGGCGCGTCGCCTGTCGCAGGCGACGATGCGCAACATCCGGCAAAACCTGTTCTTTGCCTTCATCTACAACGCGGCCGGCATCCCGATCGCCGCCGGCATTCTCTATCCCACGTTCGGTGTCCTGCTGTCGCCGATCATCGCGGCGGCGGCAATGGCGCTATCCTCGGTCAGCGTGGTCGGCAACGCCCTGCGGCTGCGCACGACGCGGCTGTGA
- a CDS encoding metal-sensitive transcriptional regulator produces MRKDIKASVEKRLSRIEGQVRGLSKMVGEDRYCIDIVTQISAVRAALRRVEEEILKDHVAHCVEHAISSGNKTDQREKIAELMAVISRAER; encoded by the coding sequence ATGCGAAAGGACATCAAGGCATCCGTCGAAAAACGCCTGAGCCGGATCGAGGGCCAGGTCCGCGGCCTCTCCAAAATGGTCGGCGAGGACCGCTACTGCATCGACATCGTGACGCAGATCTCCGCCGTGCGCGCGGCGCTCCGCCGTGTCGAGGAGGAGATCTTGAAGGATCATGTCGCGCATTGCGTCGAGCATGCGATTTCGAGCGGCAACAAGACCGATCAGCGCGAAAAGATCGCGGAGTTGATGGCGGTCATCAGTCGCGCGGAACGATAA